CCTCTGCCACCTGCGGGTCATGCTTTAACAATTCTTCCATTTGGTCTCCTCCTACCTTCTTCTTCACCGATCTTTTTATGAATCATCAGAGGGATGTTTCCCCTAACATGAGATCCCGCCTTCCGGTTTCTCCTCTTGCCCTGAATCCCCTCTTGGAGATGCGTCCCTACGGTAAACCGCCCGTTCCCCGCCGATCAGCTTCGGCCGGGTATAAGCCATGGTAAGATGGGCGCTTCCCAACTGCCGGACGGGCGGGCGCAAGGGAACGGCTACCGGTTTTAGATGCATGCCGATAAAGGTGTCCCCAATGTCTATGCCGGCATGGGCCTCAATCTTTTCGACACAAACCGGATCCTTAAAACGGGAATAAGCATACGCTGCCATCGCCCCTCCGGCCTGGAGAACAGGAACTACCGTAACTTCTTCTAGGTGAAACTCTTCCATCGTCTTCCGTTCTACGACCAAAGCCCGGTTTAAGTGCTCACAGCACTGAAAGGCGAGATGAAACCCCCATTTTTCCCGAACCTCGGCAATGGCTTCATAAAGGCACTTCGCGATTTCCCCATTGCTTCCCTTCCCGATATGAATGCCTTGTACCTCGCTGGTGCTCGCCCCGACCACCAAAATCTCTTTTTGGGAGAGGGGCTTCTTGGCGAGGAGGGTTTCCAATGCTTCTTTCAGATCTCCTTTCAACTGCAGCAGATCGTAGGTCACGCCAAAAACTTCCTTTCTCAAATCGGTTCAATTCATATGGAACCTTCCCCGATCCTCTTCCTTAGGGGAGAAATCGTTCTCTCAGATCATCTTTCCATGAAATTGATCCCGGGATCCCTCACTCTCCGCAGTATTTCTCCTCCATGGCCGCGATCTTATCTAGACGGCGGGAATGCCTGCCTCCCGTAAATTCGGACGTAAGCCAGATTTTCGTGATTTCCCGGGCAATTTCAGGGCCGATAATTCGTCCTCCCATGGTGAGGACGTTGGAATCATTATGCTCCCGAGTGACTTTGGCCGAGTAGAGGTCATGGACGAGAGCAGCCCGAATCCCTTTCACTTTATTGGCGGCGATGCTCATGCCGATCCCTGTCCCGCAGATCAGGATGCCCCGGTCAAATTCACCCGCCGCCACTTTCTCGGCCACAGGGAGGGCATAGTCGGGATAGTCGACCGATTCAAGCCCTTGACAACCAAAATCCTCCACTTCCATGCCCAATTCTTCCACGATCATCTTTTTGATCAATTCTTTCAGCTCATACCCACCATGGTCGGCGGCAATGGCGATGCGCATTCCTGATATCCCTCTTTTCTTTTCTGAAGTTTTGCCGCTTTGTCGCTTGTTCCCACAGATCTTCACGATCACCCCTATTATATCGTATCCACCGGAAAGAAAAAGACCCCAGTGGCCATACAACCGGAGTCACTATGTTTGTAAGGGGTAGCCAGGGACCCTTTGTTCAAAGGGTTCTCCTCCCTGGTCCCAACGACCCAGATGATGCCGGCGGGACGGAAAAAATGTTATTAGCCTAAAGCTTGAAAAAAGATAGTTTCTTCCTCAACTCTTCCGTTTTCCTTGTAAGCTGATCGGCAAACTTTGCGATTTCTTCCATCGATGCGCTTTGCTCCTGGGTAACCGCAGCCACCTGTTTTCCGCCCTCCGTCATTTCTACAGACATGGCCGCCAGCTGTTCCGTTTCTTTTTTTATCCGATCCATGCCCTTAAATTCATCTTGAACGAGGAGAGCAATCTCATCCACCGAGGCTACGGCCGTATTAATCGAATCGGAAATCTTATTCAAGGATTCGGAGGTAGTTTCCGCTTTCTTCGATTCGTCCTTGGCCAGTTCAACTTGATCAGAGATCTTCTTCACCACGAGACGAACCTGTTCTTGCATCCTCTCAATCCGTTCATTAATCGACATCACCGCTTTGGCGCTTTGGTCCGCCAATTTCCGCACCTCTTCGGCAACAACCGCGAATCCCCTGCCGTTTTCTCCCGCACGGGCCGCCTCAATGGAAGCATTTAGAGCCAACAAATTGGTCTGTTCCGCGATCTCGCCGACCACTCTGGAGATCTGACCGATTTCTGCCGCATGATTTTCCAGTTCTTGAACGGACCGGATCGCGTCTTCATTCTGCTCGCGCAGTTTATAGATCCCCTTCGTCAAGGATTTTGCCTCCTCCAGGGAATCCTTCAGCTCCTTGTCCATCTTGTGCGACAACTCCTTGGTCCGCTCCGCGTGTTGATTTACCCTTCGGGATGTATCGTAGAGAGACTGCAGCCCTTCCGAAGCCACTTTGAGTGCCCGTTCCCCCTGTTCCACCCCTCCTGCAATCCTCTCCACCGTAACCGCAATCGCTTCCGCATGGGAGGCCGCTTCACGCGTCGTCTCCTTAAGCTTCGCAACTCCCTGATCCGTATGTTCAAAATGGGCATAGATCTCTTCCATGATCTGCCTTAGTTCGCCAATCATCCTCTTAATGGCGGCTGCCAAGGCGCCCACCTCATCCCTTGATCGGCCCACTTGTACCTCGACCGTTAGGTCTCCCCCGGAGATTTTCTGCAACTGTTCTTCAAATTTCTTCAGGGGTTTGACCAAATAGATGGCCGCAATATATCCCAGAATCCCCATCCATAGGACGCCCAAGAGAAGAACAATTCCGGTGAAAAGAAGGGGCGGAACTTGGGCAAAAAAGAGATCCTTTAAAACAAAAATACAAAAAAAGCTTGTCCCATATGTGATCATAGAGAGGATAATGATCCCAAAAACCAATTTCTTTTTTAGCCCGAAACGGATGGTCTCTACACCTTGTCGCCTGGTTCCTCCTGTTTTATTTCTCACCCTTAACAACCCCTCCCGAACTTTGACTTGTCTTTAGCGTGCATCGCTTCGCGGCCCACACTCCCTCTTCATCACGGCATTGTCCTGTTCCCATCGTACGAATTCGAGATTCTTAGACGAAATCCTGCCTCATTTTCTATTTTCCAACCATTTTTTTAATGCCTCTTCTATATCCTGCGCAGCCTTCCGATATTGCTCTACGTCGCCGCCAAAAGGGTCATCAATATCCAGAGGGGAATCCGGAGAGATCGAGCCATCCTGTGAGAGGGAGTGGGCATACTCCTTTAGCGTAAAAACTTTGTCGGTATATTGAGGGAAATGGTTCTGAAGGGATCGCTTGTGCCCAATCGTCATGGTAAGGATGAGATCCGCCCAGGACATGAGGGGTTCGTCGATCTGGCGAGCCGTATGGTTAAGCTCGATGCCCCTCTCTTCCATCACTTGAATCGCATGAGGAGAGGCGGGACTTCCTTCGAATGCTAAGATTCCCGCGGATTTGACTTCCATTTCATCTCCAACCAGATGGCGGAGCAACGCTTCGGCCATCGGGCTTCGACAAGTGTTTCCGGTGCACACAAAAAGTACCTTCATGTCATTCAGGCTCAGGTTCCCTTCAACATTCCGGGAATGGTCGCCTATTACTCCTTTCGGCTGCGCAGTTTTCCTGACCATAGGTTAAACGTTTCGGATCGATCCATCCGAAGGTTGTTCCAACCGAGAAAGTTTAGAACATCAGCTTTATTCCCAAAAGAATCATGATAATTCCACCCATTCGCTCGCCGTATTCCCCCATCCAGCTGTTATTGCGGACCATCTGCCGGCCGAGGAAAATCCCTCCCAATGGAAGAAGTCCTCCCCACAGCCCGAAGAAACCGAGCATGACCCAGGAATGGACGGAGAAAAGCCCCAGGGAGAGACCGATGGAAAGGGCGTCGAGACTCACCCCCAATGCGAGAAGAAAGGTCCCTAGCCAGCCGGCAGGGAGGAGGGGAAGACGGCTCTCCGTTTTAAGCCAAGAGGAAAAGAACATTTGAGCGCCGATGAAGATTAAAACGGCTCCCCCCGCTGCGTGGGCAACACCCCCGATGACACGGGAAAGGAGATTGCCGATCCCCATTCCAATAAGAGGCATCAAAACATGGAGCAAGCCGATGAGAAAGCCGATACGTAGGAATTGACGCACTTTTACTCCCGTCATGCCGATTCCCACACCCAGGGAAAAAGCATCCATCCCTACAGCCAAAGCTAACATATTGATCGTCACCAGTTTCCCCAATAAGATCTCCATCGTCACCCTCCTGCCGGTTCTCTTACAAACCTATGCAGGGGATGTCCATCTCATGCCGTGTATGTTCCAAAAAGATTGAAACGCCACTTGCCTAAAGCCGGCGGGACGCTGGGGAAGAGCCACGCTTTCGGGTGATCTGCCGCACGAATCCAAGAGATTCCCGTGGGCCCCACCCATTAGGGAAGAATCCTCCCGGCCGCTTTACTCAGGCGGTTCATGATGGCGGCTCCGATTCCACCCTTAGGAAAGCTCTCCCCGATGATTTCATCCACATCTAAAGGATCAAAAGATCGTAAAGTATCATAAAGGTGTTGGGCAATTCCATCCAGATTCCCTCTTTCCCCCAGGGAGAGAATGACCCAATGATTCCCAGGTTCCCCGGGCAAATGTTCTTCAAAATAGGGAACATCCTCGTCCGTGGTTAAGATGCCTACCCTCTTTCCATCGCGGATCAGCTCTGCCGCCTGCGCCGCCATTTTCCATCTACGGCGGGAGGGATTGAGATCGGCAACCAAGGTGAGAGGAGCGCGGGGCGCGTAGTGGGGATATTTTAACCCCGGTGCTTTTGGGGGAGCGTTGCTTTGATTTAAGGCAGGGTCTACGACAACCTCTCCTATAACCTCCTCCAGGGATTCTTTGGTTATCCCCCCGGGTCGTAAAATCTGGGGAGGAGAGAGGGTAATGTCTAAAACCGTTGATTCCAAGCCGATCCCCGTCTCTCCTCCGTCAATGATACCTGCGATCCTTCCCTCTAAATCGGCAAGGACATGGGCTGCCTTGGTGGGACTGGGCTTCCCGGATCGATTGGCGCTGGGAGCGGCGAGAGGCCGTCCCACTTCCCGCAGGAGGGCTAACGCGACAGGATGATTCGGGATCCGTACCGCTACGGTGGAAAGTCCTGCGGTCGCCAAGGAAGAAGCCCTGCCGTTATTCGGGAGAATAAGGGTGAGGGGACCTGGGGAAAACCGGCGAAAGAGTTCCTCAGCCAGCGGGGGAAGGTGGGTAACTACTTCCTTTACCTGCCCCGGATCATAAAAGTGAAGGATGAGGGGGTTATCGGAGGGCCTCCCTTTCGCCGCATAGATCTTCGCCACGGCCTGGTCTGAATAGGCATCCGCCCCCAATCCGTAGACGGTTTCCGTAGGGAAAGCCACCACTTCCCCTTGACGGAGGAGTTTGGCCGCTTCGATCAGGAAGGGGTGGGATGGACGAACCTCATCGGGGGGGAGGAGCCATTGTTTGGTTTCCATCTTCTGTCGCTCCTTATGCTTATACTGGTTCCCTATCTCCCATTCTATTCCTGGCCGGGAAGAATTCAACCCTCCCCTACACTTTTAAAACCCGGAATAAGGAGTGGGCTTTTTTTACTTCCTCCATCCCGCCGATGGTTTGAATCGCCTGATTTACCTGTTTCTTTGAGGCGTGGTGGGTGACGATCAAGATTTCCGCTTCCTGGGTCTCTTGGTTCGGGTATTGGGCGATTTGGGCGATGCTTACTTCCGACTGGGAGAGGATATTGGTGATCTTGGCCAGCACCCCGGCCTGGTCCTTTACCGTAAATCGAAAATAGAAGCGGGTGAAAATCTGATCTTCCTCCTTCATCTTCTTCTTGTGGTAAGGGAACACTTGCTCTCTCCCGTTCACTCCCAGCTTCATGTTTTTCACCACAGCCACCAGATCGGCTACAACGGCGGTGGCGGTAGGCAGTTCACCCGCCCCTTTCCCATAAAACATAGTCTCCCCGACAGCCTCTCCGTAGACATAGACGGCATTATAGGAATCGCTGACGCTGGCCAAAGGATGGCTCTTCGGTACCAAGGTAGGCTGGACGCTTACTTCGGTCAGCTCCTCCTCCCGCTCGGCAACCCCAAGGAGTTTAATCACATAGCCCAAGGCGTCGGCGTAGTTGATGTCCGTTTTCTCCACATGGGTAATTCCCTCTACCGCCACATCCTCCAGGTGGATCCCCACATGAAATCCTAAAGTGGCCAAAATGGCCATTTTGCGGGCGGCATCATACCCCTCCACATCATTGGTGGGGTCCGCCTCCGCATAGCCTAATGCCTTCGCTTCAGAGAGGGCTTCTTCATAGGATATTCCCTCTTCTGTCATCTTGCTTAAAATATAATTGGTGGTTCCATTTACGATCCCCATGATCTTCGTAATCCGGTCGGCCGTAAAACTCTCCACCAGTGTGCGAATGATGGGAATCCCACCGGCGACGCTCGCCTCGTAGAAGAGATCACAGTTCTTCTCTGCCGCCAATTTCAAAAGCTCCGCCCCGTATAAGGCCATCAGGTCTTTATTCGCCGTTACCACATGCTTTCCTTTCTTTAGGGCTTTTTCGATATAAGTCCGAGTCGGTTCGATGCCTCCAATCACTTCCACAATCACATGGATGCTCTCATCTTCCAAAAGCTCTTCGGGGTCTGCCGTCAAGAGATGAGGTGGAACATAGATGGAACGTTCTTTCTCCGGATGCTTCACCAAAATTCGGGCAATCTCCAATCTCATTCCCGTTTGGGCCATGAGCTCTGCTTCATGGGCCCGAAGAAGGCGGACAACCCCTGTACCAACCGTTCCCAGTCCCATCAGACCGATTTTTACCTTTTCTCCCTTGGTCATGCTCCCACTCCCATCTATTCATAATGAACAACTGTATTTTTATAGAGGACATTATATCTTATCTCTTCCTCATACTGCAATAGGAGCGGGATGAAAAAACCCCCGTTCATGGGGGGCTGCATGATCCTATGAAAAGAGCCAATCCAATAATTTCGAAATCCATTCCCAGAAAAAGGAGGCGTATACCACGCGGGGCTTCTCTTCCCCTTTCCCACCGGCCTCCCTATTCCCTTCGGCGGCCTTTGCCTTTTGCTCCAATTTTTCTGTGGTTACGTCTACAAAGCATAGGGGAGGAAAGAGGACACACCACCAATTCTGCCCTTCCCCTTTTCCCAGGGTAATCCGAAGGGCTTCATAGGTCCCTGCCGGGTATACATGTCCCCCATACACCTTGGATGGAAAGGGGACTTTCCCGAGGAAGACATCAAAGGAATACGAAAAGCCATAGCGATCTAGGGTATCCTGCACCGCTCCCTCAATCTCGGGGAGGTGACGGCGAATCGTTTCCTTGGCCTGGTTAAAGTTCTCCACCGCAAGGGTTTCTGCCATGCCGTTTACTTTATCAATCACCGCATCCCGCACTTTTCTCTTGATCCATTGATCGATCGGATCATCGCTGTTCGCCAGAATGCGAAGGCGAATCGACTGTTTAGGGATCACCGCCTGGGCGTCTAATTGTTCTTCCCAGCTTAGGATGAGCACCACGAAGGATGCAAAAAGATAAAGCCATTTTTTCACCCGAACCCTCTCCTCTCCTGGCTACAGTATGCCCGGAACGGAGAGAGGTTAAACCGATCATTCTATTCAATTCCCTATATACGATAAGCGATTACGATCCGGTCGATCCCTTGAAAGTCTTTGATAAGCTCTACGCTCTTTATTCCAGGAATCTCTTGAAGCAGGCGAACGGTCTCTTTTCCTTCATGAATGCCCACTTCAAAGAAGGCAACTCCCTCCGGGAGAAGCAAATCCGGGAGTTGTCTGAAGATGTCCCGGTAAAACAAGAGTCCGTCTTCGCCCCCATCCAACGCGATACGGGGTTCGTAATCCCTCACCTCCTTTTGCAAGGAAGGAATCTCCCGGGTGGGAATGTAAGGAGGATTGGATAACAGAAGAGGGAATGGGGGAAATCCCTTCCCTGAAATCTCCCGCATATCGGCCAACACCGGATGATAGCGTTCCGCAACCCCTAATCGCTCGGCGTTTTTCCGGGATACCTCCAACGCTTTTTCGGATCGATCCACTCCCCACCCTTCCCAACGGGGCCGTTCCCGAAGGAGGGTGAGGGAAATGGCGCCGCTCCCTACTCCCAAATCGATCAGGCGGAGCGGTTCGTTCACCTTCCCGGTCTCTTCGCTCCAACGAAGGGCCGCCTCTACCAATAACTCGGTTTCGGGCCTCGGGATGAGTACATCGGGAGTGACGAGGAAAGTATATTTATAAAAGGGCGCTTCTCCCAGGATATATTGAAGAGGCTCTCCTCTCTTCCTTCTCTCCAGAAGGGGAGCCACCCGCCCCCATTCCACATTCGGATTTGGATCGGAAAGGGCGAGTAAGAAACGGGTTTTGTCCCAACCAAAGGCATGGGAGAGCAGCAATTCCGCCGTTTTCTCCGCCCCTTCCACTTGGTTTTCCCTTAGGTTTCGGAGAATTTCCTCGTAGGCTTTCCTTGCGGTCATCCCCATGGGACTTATTCCACCTTCTGCAGTTCGGCGGTCTGATAATGGAGCGTTAAAGCATCAATGATCTCATCCAAATCCCCGTCCATCACCTGGTCGAGGCGGTGGAGGGTAAGCCCGATCCGATGATCCGTAACCCGGTTCTGGGGAAAATTATAGGTGCGGATCCGTTCACTTCGATCACCGGTTCCCACCGCCTGTTTTCTGGTTTTCGCATATTCCGCGTCGGCTTCTTCCCGGTATTTTTCATAAAGGCGGGCCCGGAGCACCTTCATCGCCTTCTCTTTATTCTTATGTTGGGATTTTTCATCCTGGCAGGAGACCACAATTCCGGTGGGAAGATGTGTAATCCGAACCGCGGATTGGGTGGTGTTTACCGATTGTCCTCCCGGTCCACTGGAGCAGAAGATATCGACACGGATATCCTTTTCTTGAATCTCCACCTCAACTTCTTCCGCTTCCGGAAGAACGGCTACAGTGGCCGTAGAGGTGTGAATCCGCCCTCCCGACTCCGTTTCCGGGACCCGTTGTACCCGATGGGCGCCGTTCTCAAACTTGAGACGACTGTACGCCCCTTTTCCTGTGATCGAAAAGACGATTTCTTTAATTCCACCCAAGTCCGTATAGTTGGCGTCGATCACCTCAATCTTCCACCGTTTCCGCTCTGCGTAGCGGGTATAAAGACGAAAAAGATTGGCCGCGAAGAGGGAAGCTTCTTCCCCCCCTGCCGCTCCACGGATCTCCACGATGACATTCTTTGCATCATTGGGATCCTTCGGCAAGAGAAGCCGACGAAGTTCC
The DNA window shown above is from Thermicanus aegyptius DSM 12793 and carries:
- a CDS encoding TIGR01440 family protein; the encoded protein is MTYDLLQLKGDLKEALETLLAKKPLSQKEILVVGASTSEVQGIHIGKGSNGEIAKCLYEAIAEVREKWGFHLAFQCCEHLNRALVVERKTMEEFHLEEVTVVPVLQAGGAMAAYAYSRFKDPVCVEKIEAHAGIDIGDTFIGMHLKPVAVPLRPPVRQLGSAHLTMAYTRPKLIGGERAVYRRDASPRGDSGQEEKPEGGISC
- the rpiB gene encoding ribose 5-phosphate isomerase B, yielding MRIAIAADHGGYELKELIKKMIVEELGMEVEDFGCQGLESVDYPDYALPVAEKVAAGEFDRGILICGTGIGMSIAANKVKGIRAALVHDLYSAKVTREHNDSNVLTMGGRIIGPEIAREITKIWLTSEFTGGRHSRRLDKIAAMEEKYCGE
- a CDS encoding methyl-accepting chemotaxis protein, which translates into the protein MRNKTGGTRRQGVETIRFGLKKKLVFGIIILSMITYGTSFFCIFVLKDLFFAQVPPLLFTGIVLLLGVLWMGILGYIAAIYLVKPLKKFEEQLQKISGGDLTVEVQVGRSRDEVGALAAAIKRMIGELRQIMEEIYAHFEHTDQGVAKLKETTREAASHAEAIAVTVERIAGGVEQGERALKVASEGLQSLYDTSRRVNQHAERTKELSHKMDKELKDSLEEAKSLTKGIYKLREQNEDAIRSVQELENHAAEIGQISRVVGEIAEQTNLLALNASIEAARAGENGRGFAVVAEEVRKLADQSAKAVMSINERIERMQEQVRLVVKKISDQVELAKDESKKAETTSESLNKISDSINTAVASVDEIALLVQDEFKGMDRIKKETEQLAAMSVEMTEGGKQVAAVTQEQSASMEEIAKFADQLTRKTEELRKKLSFFKL
- a CDS encoding low molecular weight protein arginine phosphatase; the encoded protein is MCTGNTCRSPMAEALLRHLVGDEMEVKSAGILAFEGSPASPHAIQVMEERGIELNHTARQIDEPLMSWADLILTMTIGHKRSLQNHFPQYTDKVFTLKEYAHSLSQDGSISPDSPLDIDDPFGGDVEQYRKAAQDIEEALKKWLENRK
- a CDS encoding manganese efflux pump MntP family protein; translated protein: MEILLGKLVTINMLALAVGMDAFSLGVGIGMTGVKVRQFLRIGFLIGLLHVLMPLIGMGIGNLLSRVIGGVAHAAGGAVLIFIGAQMFFSSWLKTESRLPLLPAGWLGTFLLALGVSLDALSIGLSLGLFSVHSWVMLGFFGLWGGLLPLGGIFLGRQMVRNNSWMGEYGERMGGIIMILLGIKLMF
- a CDS encoding L-threonylcarbamoyladenylate synthase, producing METKQWLLPPDEVRPSHPFLIEAAKLLRQGEVVAFPTETVYGLGADAYSDQAVAKIYAAKGRPSDNPLILHFYDPGQVKEVVTHLPPLAEELFRRFSPGPLTLILPNNGRASSLATAGLSTVAVRIPNHPVALALLREVGRPLAAPSANRSGKPSPTKAAHVLADLEGRIAGIIDGGETGIGLESTVLDITLSPPQILRPGGITKESLEEVIGEVVVDPALNQSNAPPKAPGLKYPHYAPRAPLTLVADLNPSRRRWKMAAQAAELIRDGKRVGILTTDEDVPYFEEHLPGEPGNHWVILSLGERGNLDGIAQHLYDTLRSFDPLDVDEIIGESFPKGGIGAAIMNRLSKAAGRILP
- a CDS encoding homoserine dehydrogenase, which translates into the protein MTKGEKVKIGLMGLGTVGTGVVRLLRAHEAELMAQTGMRLEIARILVKHPEKERSIYVPPHLLTADPEELLEDESIHVIVEVIGGIEPTRTYIEKALKKGKHVVTANKDLMALYGAELLKLAAEKNCDLFYEASVAGGIPIIRTLVESFTADRITKIMGIVNGTTNYILSKMTEEGISYEEALSEAKALGYAEADPTNDVEGYDAARKMAILATLGFHVGIHLEDVAVEGITHVEKTDINYADALGYVIKLLGVAEREEELTEVSVQPTLVPKSHPLASVSDSYNAVYVYGEAVGETMFYGKGAGELPTATAVVADLVAVVKNMKLGVNGREQVFPYHKKKMKEEDQIFTRFYFRFTVKDQAGVLAKITNILSQSEVSIAQIAQYPNQETQEAEILIVTHHASKKQVNQAIQTIGGMEEVKKAHSLFRVLKV
- the spoIIR gene encoding stage II sporulation protein R encodes the protein MKKWLYLFASFVVLILSWEEQLDAQAVIPKQSIRLRILANSDDPIDQWIKRKVRDAVIDKVNGMAETLAVENFNQAKETIRRHLPEIEGAVQDTLDRYGFSYSFDVFLGKVPFPSKVYGGHVYPAGTYEALRITLGKGEGQNWWCVLFPPLCFVDVTTEKLEQKAKAAEGNREAGGKGEEKPRVVYASFFWEWISKLLDWLFS
- the prmC gene encoding peptide chain release factor N(5)-glutamine methyltransferase; amino-acid sequence: MGMTARKAYEEILRNLRENQVEGAEKTAELLLSHAFGWDKTRFLLALSDPNPNVEWGRVAPLLERRKRGEPLQYILGEAPFYKYTFLVTPDVLIPRPETELLVEAALRWSEETGKVNEPLRLIDLGVGSGAISLTLLRERPRWEGWGVDRSEKALEVSRKNAERLGVAERYHPVLADMREISGKGFPPFPLLLSNPPYIPTREIPSLQKEVRDYEPRIALDGGEDGLLFYRDIFRQLPDLLLPEGVAFFEVGIHEGKETVRLLQEIPGIKSVELIKDFQGIDRIVIAYRI
- the prfA gene encoding peptide chain release factor 1 produces the protein MFDRLEAVVARYEGISQMLTQPEILGDPKKLAELSKEQSDLEDTVNTYRQYKEVVRQLQDAKEMLREHLDEEMMEMVKGEIEELSGEKEKLEGELRRLLLPKDPNDAKNVIVEIRGAAGGEEASLFAANLFRLYTRYAERKRWKIEVIDANYTDLGGIKEIVFSITGKGAYSRLKFENGAHRVQRVPETESGGRIHTSTATVAVLPEAEEVEVEIQEKDIRVDIFCSSGPGGQSVNTTQSAVRITHLPTGIVVSCQDEKSQHKNKEKAMKVLRARLYEKYREEADAEYAKTRKQAVGTGDRSERIRTYNFPQNRVTDHRIGLTLHRLDQVMDGDLDEIIDALTLHYQTAELQKVE